In one window of Canis lupus baileyi chromosome 34, mCanLup2.hap1, whole genome shotgun sequence DNA:
- the HOXD13 gene encoding homeobox protein Hox-D13 codes for MSRAATWDMDGLRADGGAAGAAPASSSSSSAAAAAAAAAPGQCRGFLSAPVFAGTHSGRAAAAAAAAAAAAAASGFAYPGASERAGSAAAASSSAVVAARPEAPAAKECPAPGAAAAAPPGAPALGYGYHFGNGYYSCRMSHGVGLQQNALKSSPHASLGGFPVEKYMDVSGLAGSSVPANEVPARAKEVSFYQGYTSPYQHVPGYIDMVSTFGSGEPRHEAYISMEGYQSWTLANGWNSQVYCAKDQPQGSHFWKSSFPGDVALNQPDMCVYRRGRKKRVPYTKLQLKELENEYAINKFINKDKRRRISAATNLSERQVTIWFQNRRVKDKKIVSKLKDTVS; via the exons atGAGCCGCGCCGCGACCTGGGACATGGACGGGCTGCGGGCGGACGGTGGGGCCGCAGGGGCGgcccccgcctcctcctcctcctcctcggcggcggcggcggcggcggcggcggcgccgggcCAGTGCCGCGGCTTCCTCTCGGCGCCAGTGTTCGCCGGGACCCACTCCGGGcgagcggcggccgcggcggcggcggcggcggcggcggcggcggcctcggGCTTCGCGTACCCCGGGGCCTCGGAGCGCGCGGGCTCCGCCGCGGCGGCGTCGTCCTCGGCCGTGGTGGCCGCGCGCCCCGAGGCTCCCGCGGCCAAAGAGTGCCCGGCGCCCGGCGCGGCCGCTGCAgcgcccccgggcgccccggcccTGGGCTACGGCTACCACTTCGGCAACGGCTACTACAGCTGCCGCATGTCGCACGGCGTGGGCTTACAGCAGAACGCTCTCAAGTCGTCGCCGCACGCCTCGCTGGGGGGCTTCCCGGTGGAGAAGTACATGGACGTGTCGGGCCTGGCCGGCAGCAGCGTCCCGGCCAACGAGGTGCCCGCGAGAGCCAAGGAGGTGTCCTTCTACCAGGGCTACACGAGCCCCTACCAGCACGTGCCGGGCTACATCGACATGGTGTCCACCTTCGGCTCCGGGGAGCCCCGGCACGAGGCGTACATCTCCATGGAGGGCTACCAGTCCTGGACGCTGGCCAACGGCTGGAACAGCCAGGTGTACTGCGCCAAGGACCAGCCGCAGGGCTCCCACTTCTGGAAATCGTCCTTCCCAG GGGATGTGGCTCTAAATCAGCCAGACATGTGTGTCTACCGTcgggggaggaagaagagggtgcCCTACACCAAACTGCAGCTCAAAGAACTGGAGAACGAGTATGCCATTAACAAGTTCATTAACAAGGACAAGCGGCGGCGGATCTCGGCTGCCACGAACCTATCCGAGAGACAAGTGACCATTTGGTTTCAGAACCGAAGAGTGAAGGACAAGAAAATCGTCTCCAAGCTCAAAGACACTGTCTCTTGA
- the EVX2 gene encoding homeobox even-skipped homolog protein 2 — protein sequence MMERIRKEMILMERGLHSPTAGKRFSNLSDSAGNAVLEALENSQHPARLSPRLPSAPLHGALGDLPAKGKFEIDTLFNLQHPGSESTVSSEIASAAEGRKKPGHYSEAAAEADMSSDVEVGCSALRSPGGLAAAPLKENNGKGYAESGSAAGTTTSASGSGLGSLHGGGGGGGGGGGGAALGGSGSGADQVRRYRTAFTREQIARLEKEFYRENYVSRPRRCELAAALNLPETTIKVWFQNRRMKDKRQRLAMSWPHPADPSFYTYMMTHAAATGSLPYPFHSHVPLHYYPHVGVTAAAAAAAASGAAAAASSPFATSIRPLDTFRALSHPYSRPELLCSFRHPGLYQTPAAAAGLNSAASAAAAAAAAAAAASSAAAAGAPPSGGSAPCSCLSCHSSQSAAAAAAAAAAALGSRGGGGGGGGGGGGGAGAAGGSDFGCSAAAPRSESGFLPYSAAVLSKTAVSPPDQRDEAPLTR from the exons ATGatggaaagaataagaaaagagatGATTCTGATGGAGAGAGGGCTGCACAGCCCCACGGCCGGCAAGCGGTTCTCCAATTTGTCCGATTCGGCTGGCAATGCTGTGCTCGAGGCCCTGGAAAATTCGCAGCACCCGGCTCGCCTCAGCCCGCGCCTGCCGTCCGCCCCCCTGCACGGCGCTCTGGGAGACCTCCCTGCCAAGGGCAAATTCGAAATAGACACTTTGTTCAACCTGCAGCACCCGGGCAGCGAGAGCACCGTCTCCTCCGAAATCGCCTCCGCCGCCGAAGGCCGTAAAAAGCCGGGTCACTACTCAGAGGCGGCCGCCGAGGCGGACATGAGCAGCGACGTGGAGGTGGGCTGCTCCGCGCTGCGCTCCCCCGGCGGCCTGGCTGCCGCGCCGCTCAAGGAAAACAATGGCAAAG GGTACGCGGAGAGCGGCTCTGCCGCGGGCACCACGACGTCTGCGTCGGGCTCTGGCCTTGGCAGCCTGCACggaggtggcggcggcggcggcggcggcggcgggggcgcggcgctgggcggctccggctccggcgcGGATCAGGTGCGGCGCTACCGCACGGCGTTCACCCGCGAGCAGATCGCGCGCCTGGAGAAGGAGTTCTACCGGGAGAACTACGTGTCGCGGCCCCGCCGGTGCGAGCTGGCCGCGGCGCTCAACCTGCCCGAAACCACCATCAAG GTGTGGTTCCAGAACCGGCGCATGAAGGACAAGCGGCAGCGCCTGGCCATGTCGTGGCCGCACCCGGCCGACCCCAGCTTCTACACCTACATGATGACGCACGCGGCCGCCACCGGAAGCCTGCCCTACCCCTTCCACTCGCACGTGCCGCTGCACTACTACCCGCACGTGGGGGTCACGGCCGCGGCCGCGGCGGCTGCGGCCTCCGGCGCCGCGGCCGCGGCCTCGTCGCCGTTCGCCACTTCCATCCGCCCGCTGGACACCTTCCGTGCGCTCTCGCACCCCTACTCGAGGCCGGAGCTGCTGTGCAGCTTCCGCCACCCGGGCCTCTACCAGACGCCGGCGGCCGCCGCCGGGCTCAACAGCGCGGCCTCGGCCGCGGCCGCTGCAGCAGCTGCGGCGGCTGCGGCCTCCTCGGCCGCGGCGGCCGGGGCGCCCCCCAGCGGCGGCTCCGCGCCCTGCTCGTGCCTCAGTTGCCACAGCAGTCAGtcggccgccgcggccgccgccgccgccgccgcggccctgggctcccggggaggtggcggcggcggcggcggcgggggcgggggcggcgcgggggccgcggggggctcGGACTTCGGCTGCAGCGCCGCGGCGCCGCGCTCCGAGAGCGGCTTCCTGCCCTACTCGGCCGCGGTGCTTAGCAAGACCGCCGTGAGCCCGCCGGACCAGAGGGACGAGGCGCCGCTCACCAGATAA